The following proteins are encoded in a genomic region of Pseudomonas sp. Os17:
- a CDS encoding DUF2834 domain-containing protein — MHRPYPALLALLAFSGYTLFTLLQAEQSLLQFGVQLLSRPDTAQVVIDLYLMALLASAWMLNDARRRGRSVRSVLPYLLLTAVFVSIGPLLYLVVQGWRRPSALPGRRR; from the coding sequence ATGCACCGCCCCTACCCGGCACTCCTGGCCCTGCTGGCCTTCAGCGGCTACACCCTGTTCACCCTGCTCCAGGCCGAGCAGTCGCTGCTGCAATTCGGTGTGCAACTGCTGTCGCGGCCCGACACCGCGCAAGTGGTGATCGACCTGTACCTGATGGCGCTGCTGGCCTCGGCCTGGATGCTCAACGACGCCCGCCGCCGCGGCCGCTCCGTCCGCTCGGTGCTGCCCTATCTGCTGCTGACCGCCGTGTTCGTTTCCATCGGACCGCTGCTGTACCTCGTGGTCCAGGGTTGGCGTCGCCCTTCAGCGCTGCCGGGCCGGAGACGCTGA
- a CDS encoding DUF6713 family protein, with the protein MKNTLWTLCLALFAGHELDAVAQSEWRLLYGLRHLDPALGQALFIALHVPLVVALIGLTGHSRPAVRRSSRRLLAGFAVVHAGLHFNLREHPLYRFESPLSQALIFACAGAGLLYLLVDLGRRDRQAALPLTD; encoded by the coding sequence GTGAAAAACACCCTCTGGACGCTCTGTCTGGCCCTGTTCGCCGGGCATGAGCTGGATGCCGTGGCCCAGTCCGAGTGGCGCCTGCTGTATGGCTTGCGCCACCTCGATCCGGCGCTGGGGCAGGCATTGTTCATCGCCCTGCACGTCCCCCTGGTGGTCGCGCTGATCGGGCTCACCGGGCATTCGCGTCCCGCCGTGCGCCGCAGCAGCCGGCGACTGCTGGCCGGATTCGCCGTGGTCCACGCCGGGCTGCACTTCAACCTGCGCGAGCATCCGCTGTATCGGTTCGAGTCGCCGCTGTCCCAGGCGTTGATCTTCGCTTGCGCTGGCGCCGGGCTGCTCTACCTGCTGGTCGACCTGGGCCGGCGCGACCGCCAGGCCGCCCTCCCGCTCACGGACTGA
- a CDS encoding GNAT family N-acetyltransferase gives MSEQSPDPTAQRMIRKARPEDVPAMLGFDAYASAHPERGRALQWAVEQGQCWVEVQGARVLGYVLLSHDFFDHGFVSLVVVAADQQRQGVALRLLAAAQQACLSDKLFISTNRSNRAAQALIAKAGFQPSGVVENLDPGDPELIYFKSLR, from the coding sequence ATGAGCGAACAGTCCCCCGACCCGACTGCACAGCGGATGATCCGCAAGGCCCGGCCCGAGGATGTGCCGGCCATGCTCGGCTTCGATGCCTATGCCAGTGCCCATCCCGAGCGGGGCCGGGCGCTGCAGTGGGCCGTCGAGCAGGGCCAGTGCTGGGTCGAGGTGCAGGGCGCCCGGGTGCTGGGCTACGTGCTGCTGAGCCATGATTTTTTCGACCACGGTTTCGTCTCGCTGGTGGTGGTGGCCGCCGATCAGCAGCGCCAGGGCGTGGCCCTGCGGTTGCTGGCGGCGGCGCAGCAGGCCTGCCTGAGCGACAAACTGTTCATCTCCACCAACCGCTCCAACCGCGCGGCTCAGGCACTGATTGCCAAGGCCGGTTTCCAGCCCAGCGGGGTGGTGGAGAACCTCGATCCGGGGGATCCCGAGCTGATCTATTTCAAGTCGCTGCGCTGA
- a CDS encoding helix-turn-helix domain-containing protein has product MFETLAPAAVDSLSVGQWLRQLRQQARLSQLELALQAGMSQRHLSCVETGRAQPSAQLLHSLLSTLDTPLHTRNRVLLAAGYAPRYAALALDDPGLEPVRMALMHLLKANNPAPAIVIDSLWQVRAANHATTALFQLLGLPLQALEEGFNLLTTLLAPGGFGDCLINAEEIRQVAWQRAAREAAGEPGLATLLASLPCPGQSTPAPQLAAPLLLTRVRGPQGELRFLSTFTTFGMPQDITVASLRIEHLIPADDSTWQVLTRACARLAELEPG; this is encoded by the coding sequence ATGTTCGAAACCCTTGCACCTGCCGCCGTCGACTCGCTGTCCGTGGGCCAGTGGTTGCGCCAGTTGCGTCAGCAGGCGCGCTTGAGCCAGCTGGAGCTGGCATTGCAGGCCGGCATGTCGCAGCGCCACCTGAGCTGCGTCGAGACCGGTCGCGCGCAACCCAGCGCGCAGTTGCTGCACAGCCTGCTGAGCACCCTGGACACCCCGCTGCACACCCGCAACCGGGTGTTGCTCGCCGCCGGCTACGCACCACGCTACGCCGCCCTGGCGTTGGACGATCCAGGGCTGGAACCGGTGCGCATGGCCCTGATGCACCTGCTCAAGGCCAACAACCCGGCGCCGGCCATTGTCATCGACAGCCTCTGGCAGGTGCGGGCGGCGAACCACGCCACCACGGCCCTGTTTCAGCTGTTGGGGTTGCCGTTGCAGGCGCTCGAGGAGGGTTTCAATCTGTTGACGACCCTGTTGGCGCCCGGCGGATTCGGCGACTGCCTGATCAACGCCGAGGAGATCCGCCAGGTGGCCTGGCAACGGGCCGCGCGGGAGGCCGCGGGGGAGCCGGGGCTCGCGACCTTGCTGGCGAGCCTGCCGTGTCCGGGGCAATCAACCCCCGCTCCGCAACTGGCCGCGCCGTTGCTGCTGACCCGGGTCCGCGGGCCCCAGGGCGAGCTGCGTTTTCTTTCCACCTTCACCACCTTCGGCATGCCTCAGGACATCACCGTGGCTTCATTGCGCATCGAGCACCTGATCCCCGCCGACGACAGCACCTGGCAGGTCCTGACCCGGGCTTGCGCACGCCTGGCCGAGCTTGAGCCGGGCTAG
- a CDS encoding DUF2784 domain-containing protein has protein sequence MLYRIAADSLVLFHLSFIVFVLLGGLLVLRYPRLMLLHLPAAAWGVAVEVLHLECPLTRWENLLRHAAGQDGYGAGFIEHYLIPLIYPAGLTPGIQLWLGSLVLLVNLSVYVYLSRRWARSRHA, from the coding sequence ATGCTCTACCGCATCGCCGCCGACAGCCTGGTGCTGTTTCACCTGTCATTTATCGTCTTCGTACTCCTGGGCGGCCTGCTGGTGCTGCGTTATCCGCGGCTGATGCTGCTGCACCTGCCGGCCGCGGCCTGGGGCGTGGCAGTGGAAGTGCTGCACCTGGAATGCCCGCTGACCCGCTGGGAAAACCTGCTGCGCCATGCCGCCGGCCAGGACGGCTACGGCGCCGGGTTCATCGAGCACTACCTGATACCGCTGATCTACCCCGCCGGCCTGACCCCCGGCATCCAGCTGTGGCTGGGCAGCCTGGTGCTGCTGGTCAACCTTTCGGTCTATGTCTATCTGAGCCGGCGCTGGGCTCGCAGCCGCCACGCCTGA